A region from the Patescibacteria group bacterium genome encodes:
- a CDS encoding NifU family protein, whose protein sequence is MKKETKNIESKIKKVIEKIRPSLQADGGDIKFIGWYPETGIVQVQLVGHCAHCHMSQITLKQGVEVEIKKVVPEVKEVINA, encoded by the coding sequence ATGAAAAAAGAAACAAAAAATATAGAATCTAAGATTAAAAAAGTTATAGAAAAAATCCGGCCATCTTTACAGGCTGATGGCGGGGATATCAAGTTTATCGGCTGGTATCCGGAGACCGGAATTGTGCAGGTGCAATTGGTCGGCCATTGCGCGCATTGCCACATGTCGCAGATAACTTTGAAGCAAGGAGTAGAAGTGGAAATTAAAAAAGTCGTTCCAGAAGTAAAGGAAGTGATTAACGCATAA